One region of Glycine max cultivar Williams 82 chromosome 9, Glycine_max_v4.0, whole genome shotgun sequence genomic DNA includes:
- the LOC102668316 gene encoding serine/threonine-protein phosphatase 7 long form homolog produces the protein MRCGECTITLQDVSVLLGISVDGLPLIGPTNLDWADLCEKLLGVRPQEGEIKGSVVKLSWLAHHFDQINNDDDEEQVRRFARAWILRFIGGVLFVDKTSNRVSVRYLQFLRDFEECGRYAWGAAVLSFLYREMCSATDYKTKSIGGICILLQLWAWERCPTLAPKRTHSHIENTPLGHRWLRRGNQHIGNDDVKVFRRKFDIMKRHEFVWEPYPSTVMSFLPPVCLVGSLAWYAVVPLICFQVIEWHQPDRVLRQFGMQQPVPESPSQPLNIHGITLKGKHDENWGQLFAPMIQQWNNRHAFRVDAYPRQEGLLSFNSDYMVWYRRKTKMFVDPENAKTATLGEVAEALQYMVSPQGRKTCTFDDLVPYVEKITILSEEQERVTEPVSHGPASERQFPAQQFHMLQSSIETQGIDRRRDTVEAEEYSQQMAERGHGMYYTPQTFAEYPTQMYQYPFQGHDTDTSATQQSFGGFAETQAQFSWPTMTPSQQYHGPIPTPNAPLGTQWNVPGQIPNTGDLFGVDLRNAFSAEADEEEAGRHRDPYPASSKGGFTAPILQNPVAGSSLPLSRSRHWRYHPTTPSLSCPASSKGGTTPSLSPIPPAPRAGHLSLSYPLPSRQQQWRHPSPSLLVSPYPAIGTGGSSFPPVSMVAPT, from the exons atgagatgcggagagtgtACTATCACTCTACAAGACGTCTCTGTGTTGTTAGGTATAAGTGTGGATGGTTTACCATTAATCggtccaacaaatcttgattgggctgatttatgtgagaaattattgggagtcagaccacaagaaggtgaaattaaaggtagtgtagttaaattaagttggctggctcaccattttgatcaaattaataatgACGACGACGAAGAACAAGTACGAAGGTTTGCCCGTGCATGGATACTGAGATTTATTGGAGGTGTCTTGTTCGTTGACAAAACCAGTAACAGAGTTTCGGTAaggtaccttcaatttttacgtgactttgaagaatgtggcagatatgcatggggagctgccGTACTTAGTTTTCTatacagagagatgtgcagtgccaccgattataaaactaaatcaatcggaggtatatGCATCTTACTACAattgtgggcatgggaacgatgtcccaccttggctccaaagaggactcaTTCCCACATAGAAAATACACCACTAGGGCACAG gtggctgcgacgtggaaaccaaCATATCGGCAATGATGATGTGAAAGTTTTTCGTCGCAAGTTCGATATTATGAAACGTCATGAG tttgtgtgGGAGCCTTACCCATCAACCGTTATGTCATTCTTGCCTCCCGTTTGTTTAGTCGGAAGTCTCGCGTGGTAcgcggtggtgccactaatttgtttccaagttattgagtggcaccaaccggaCAGAGTCTTGAGACAATTTGGGATGCAACAACCAGTTCCAGAGTCTCCTTCACAACCCCTAAACATTCATGGCATAACATTAAAGGGGAAACATGACGAAAATTGGGGGCAATTGTTCGCCCCAATGATTCAGCAGTGGAATAATCGCCATGCATTTAGGGTCGACGCTTATCCCCGACAAGAAggcctattgagttttaactcggactacatggtctggtataggcgaaagacaaagatgtttgttgacccAGAAAATGCAAAGACggctacattg GGTGAAGTTGCGGAGGCATTACAATACATGGTgtctcctcaagggaggaaAACATGCACatttgatgatctcgtgccttatgtggaaaaaattacaattttatccgaagagcaagagagagtcACTGAGCCAGTGTCACATGGTCCCGCATCAGAGCGTCAATTTCCCGCACAACAATTTCACATGCTTCAGTCAAGTATTGAAACTCAGGGGATAGACAGAAGAAGGGACACTGTTGAAGCGGaagaatattcccaacaaatggcggagcgtggccatggaatgtattacacgccacaaACATTTGCTGAGTATCCgacacagatgtatcagtatccttttcaGGGTCATGACACTGATACTTCTGCAACCCAGCAATCGTTTGGTGGTTTTGCGGAAACACAAGCTCAATTTTCATGGCCCACAATGACCCCTTCACAGCAATATCATGggccaattccaacacctaatgccccGTTAGGAACACAATGGAATGTACCGGGACAAATACCTAATACGGGTGACTTATTCGGTGTTGATTTGCGTAACGCATTTTCTGCGGAGGCTGACGAAGAAGAAGCGGGGAGGCATCGGG ACCCCTATCCCGCCAGCTCGAAAGGCGGCTTCACTGCCCCTATCCTGCAGAACCCAGTGGCGGGATCCTCTCTGCCCCTGTCCCGCAGCCGCCACTGGCGGTACCACCCTACAACACCCTCTCTCTCCTGTCCCGCCAGCTCCAAGGGCGGGACcaccccctctctctctcctatCCCGCCAGCTCCAAGGGCGGGACACCTCTCTCTCTCCTATCCCCTCCCATCCCGCCAGCAGCAATGGCGGCACCCCTCCCCCTCTCTCCTAGTCAGCCCCTATCCCGCCATTGGCACTGGCGGTTCAAGCTTCCCGCCAGTGTCAATGGTGGCACCCACGTAg